One Luteitalea sp. genomic window carries:
- a CDS encoding twin-arginine translocation signal domain-containing protein: MDTHIDRRAFLKASAVAAGGATLASGTASRAQVPTAASPSAKPIRLGFVGIGGRGTYHLDCALGMEGVEIPALCEIREDRLQNAKKMVEESGRGEPTLYGRGETDFQRMCETEALDAVICSTSWKWHTPVCLAAMRSDKHAVSEVPIVLTVDEAWELIETFEKTKKWATLALEQVLLESSDGMNLAVLNMIKEGVLGEIIHAEGGYIHDLRLVMHDPEEEPWRLWHSIHRNGNLYPDHPMNTVMPYLDVNHGDRFDFLMSMSTRSGMLNEFAKTYYSPDHPNVTLEMKQGDYNATILRTVDGKVVTLNHDTHTPHPRGIVRVQGSKGVFMNGRGLDGPKIYLDGISPEEHEWEDATPYLQEYQHPLIKAYDPPERTAIRGHGSGARRTPLTWSLLVEALRRDEMPYFDVYDSVTSSVISPLTEKSVANRSKPVDFPDFTRGKWQSRPRLDLFNFVAYV, translated from the coding sequence ATGGATACTCACATCGACCGGAGAGCATTCTTGAAGGCCTCTGCCGTCGCGGCAGGCGGCGCGACCCTCGCGTCCGGCACCGCGTCGCGCGCTCAGGTGCCAACCGCTGCCAGTCCCTCTGCGAAACCGATCCGGCTCGGTTTCGTTGGTATCGGGGGAAGGGGCACGTACCACCTCGACTGCGCGCTCGGGATGGAGGGCGTGGAAATCCCAGCGCTCTGCGAGATCCGAGAGGATCGGCTGCAGAACGCGAAGAAGATGGTCGAAGAGTCGGGCCGCGGCGAGCCCACCCTCTATGGCCGCGGCGAGACGGACTTCCAGCGGATGTGCGAGACCGAGGCGCTCGACGCCGTCATCTGCTCCACCTCCTGGAAGTGGCACACACCAGTGTGCCTGGCGGCCATGCGAAGCGACAAGCATGCCGTGAGCGAGGTCCCCATCGTCCTCACGGTAGACGAGGCGTGGGAGCTGATTGAGACCTTCGAGAAGACCAAGAAATGGGCCACGCTCGCGCTCGAGCAGGTGCTGCTCGAATCCAGCGACGGGATGAACCTGGCCGTCTTGAACATGATCAAGGAAGGCGTCCTCGGCGAGATCATTCACGCCGAGGGCGGCTACATCCACGACCTCCGACTCGTGATGCACGATCCGGAGGAAGAGCCGTGGCGTCTCTGGCACTCGATTCATCGCAACGGCAACCTCTACCCGGATCACCCCATGAACACCGTGATGCCGTATCTGGACGTCAATCACGGCGACCGCTTCGACTTCCTCATGTCCATGAGCACGCGTTCCGGCATGCTCAACGAGTTCGCGAAGACGTACTACTCGCCGGATCATCCCAATGTCACGCTGGAGATGAAGCAAGGTGATTACAACGCGACCATCCTCCGTACGGTCGATGGCAAGGTCGTGACATTGAATCACGACACCCACACGCCGCATCCCAGGGGCATCGTTCGCGTGCAGGGGTCGAAGGGCGTGTTCATGAACGGGCGAGGGCTCGACGGGCCGAAGATCTACCTGGACGGCATCAGCCCGGAAGAGCACGAGTGGGAGGACGCGACGCCGTACCTGCAGGAATATCAGCACCCGCTCATCAAGGCGTACGACCCACCGGAGCGCACAGCCATACGCGGGCACGGCAGCGGCGCCAGGCGAACGCCGCTGACCTGGAGCCTGCTCGTCGAGGCGCTGCGCCGGGACGAGATGCCGTACTTCGACGTGTACGACTCGGTCACCTCGAGCGTCATCTCTCCGTTGACGGAGAAGTCCGTCGCCAACAGGAGCAAGCCGGTCGACTTTCCGGACTTCACCCGAG